GACACCCACAGTTAGAAAGACGTGGATCCCTCACTCATTAATTCTGAATTGGGAAGGGTGGATcgcattgtttattatttaattgaCCCACGTGGTGCAAAACCCTTACATGAAAATAGTTTGCTTATCTGATTCTGCCAGAGGTGAAACGTtattataggacagtgatggcgaacctttttctcctcgggtgccaaaagagcatgcttgTGCGCTATCGTgcgtgtgtgagtgcccacacccatattttgatgcctggggagggcaaaaacaactccaacacgccccccccccaaggccctctggaggctggaaatggcctgtttcccaacttctggtgggccccgtaggctcatatttcactctctccaggctcgaaaggcttccctggagccaggggagcatagaaacaccctcccccatcctcttggcggtctctggaagccaaaaatgcactcCCAGAGTTTCTGagagagccgaaaatcagctggcttggacacatgcacgttggagctgagttagggcaatggcttgcatgccagcagatatggctccctgtggcacccgtgccataggttctctatcacagtgtttttcaaccagtgtgccgtggcacactagtatgccgtgagacattgtcaggtgtgccacgaagaaggaagctcaggttccggtctcgcaactttttgctgagagagagagagagaaagaaagagagagaacaagagtgaggagagagagaaagaaaagagagaaagagaaagcaagagagagagaaagcaagagagaaagaaaatgagaggaagagagagagagatgagtaaaaaggggaggaaaaaagagaaatgagaaaatgattgagacagagaatgagaggaaagagagaaaaacaaaagagagagagaagtgactgttgatttaaagcatatgataaaaagcacccaaagaataagagaggaacccccccccccagccctcacctgtttttggaaatggttcaagagtgtatacacacacacacacacacacaaaagggtggggaggagacagggatggaaaaagagaggagagtgtcattttgtgtcattttgtgtcattttggttggtggtgtgccccaggattttgtaaatgtaaaaaatgtgtcgcggctcaaaaaaggttgaaaatcactgttctatcaCTGTTATAGGAAGCAATTGTATAAGGTAGAAACctggttttgctttttaattctggctgatggaatggaatggaatattgtcactttgaatgtacactaatcggcatacGTTAAAATGAAATTATATTGCATATAGGTACTGAGAGCATTCAGTTGGGGGAAAAGGGAACTGAATGCAGAATTTTGCTGTTTCCAGATCTATTCTTTGGACCTCAAATAGCTGTTTCTGCTCGCACTGGAGAGCTGGGCTGGTTTCTCTTGATACTGGCAGATGGGTTTTTATAGGCTCATCCCAATTTTGTAGCTTCCCCAACCTATTGCTGATTGAAGCCACCTTGCCTTGTGTCACTTGGACATCACCCTCGTTTCCACGTCCTGGGAGAATTCGACCCCAGGGCTACAGCTCAGGAACGCATttcctttttttacatttcccTCCTTAATCCTTGCACAAACAGAAATTGGATGAATCTCCGAGATGCAGAAACTGGGAAGATTCTCTGGCAAGGAACGGAAGACCTCTCGGTCCCCGGAGTAGAGCATGAAGGTAAtggtatgtgtgtggggggggtgtttGCGTGGAGTTTCTGGGGCCGGGTTTCTCAAACTCAAGGGAATATCAATTCCCAGGGTGTTGTGGACAGCATAGGCCTACCGTCTTTGGCGTTACCGGTGTGCCTTCCGATGCTGGAGGGGTGCGCGGATGTCCGGTGGGTGCATATACACCCATTGgcgcgagatttggctgctgcacacaTGCGCAAGCTAAATCCTACATGAAGATGCGTgcgtgagcgagattttggcgattttcactgatatttttggttctgcacatgcacagaagcaaaaaaaacggtgaaaactgccaaaatctcactcgtgcgAGCATCTTTGCACAATAGGGAAAGcgggggtagggaaagcaagtaggatgcttggctgcatagctggaggtctaacaagcaggaataaggagattgggatcccgctgtatagagcactggtgagaccacatttggaatactgtgtccagttctagagacctcacctacaaaaagatattgacaaaattgaacgggtccaaagacgggctacaagaatggtggaaggtcttaagcatcaaacgtatcaggaaagacttcatggactccatctgtatagtctggaggacagaaggaaaaggggggacatgatcaaaacatttaaatatgtcaaagggttaaataaggttcaggagggaagtgtttttaataggaaagtgaacacaagaacaaggggacacaatctgaagttagttgggggaaagatcaaaagcaacatgagaaaatattattttactgaaagagtagtagatgcttggaacaaatttccagcagacatggttggtaaatccacagtaactgaatttaaacatgcctgggataaacatacatccaccctaagataaaatacaaaaaatagtataagggaagactagatggatcatgaggtctttttctgccgtcagtcttctatgtttctatatttcacttgctgcacctgcgcagaagccaaatctcacatggggcatGCGTGCATCCCAAAGAACGCTACTGGAACGTAGCACCTTAGCGTTCCGGTAGTAGGCCATCACTGGTTGTGGCCCTCCAACAACCAGTGGAACTGGTAGCAGATGACAGTGAGGAAGTTGGGGAGCAACATGGGctagtcctggagtctggggaaagcTCTGAAGAGTGCTCTGCACCAGAGCCAGGgctgtctgacagttatcagctgccttcggAGTCAGACATCAGTGGGGCAGACCCCAATTTCTGCCCCCCTCCATCCCGCAGAAAATGGCCCCAAAAGGAGAGACTCCCTGCAGCAACGCAAGTGTTTATTGCACATATCCAGTGCAATGGGGGTGTTGGTGGGggctgatttagtgcaatataaaaaaaacgcaaataatttttctgtgaaCCACCAAAATGTCCTCGCGGACCACCAATTGGTGACCACTGAACTAAGAGATCTTTTGTCCTGTTATTTAAGGCCAGTGGCTTTGGATCTTTTGGGCTCCAGGTGAGAATTTCTGGAAATCTAAAGTTAGCCAGAGACCATTGGTCTGACATCAGGCATGTCCCTGGAAGGCATAACCATGCAACTGTGTCCCACTTACTTTGGCCACATCATGCAGGGGGATTAACTGGATGAAGCTATTATGAGGGGCCCTGGGTGGTCCCTGAGCCTGCTTGAATTCTTGGAGAGGTTTCATGAGCCAAACTAGATCATCAGTGCCAGGAGAATGAATGCAAGTTCCCTTCCCTCCTAGCCCTGATggtattacctagtttgggtcatgaaacgtttgAAAGAactcaatagcatttagacttgtatatcactttacactgctttacagccctctctaagtggtttacaggaaCTAGGCCGCCAGAGgctatcaaagctgacaccagccaAACTCAAAGCCCTCAGGCCGgatctggaaacagcaaaggaccagcctgcgaTGCCTCTGCCGGCGAAAATGGAGTTTGGGGAGGCTGTGcatgcacacccacccacacggctccatttttgctggcagaaagttagaaaaacagactaaaaacaaaaggagaaatgtttccccttttacagttgagcatgcaagaagggacaggaaagaagaagaaaggcaaAGAGATAAgccaaagaaaaggaaagatgggaagagagtaaggaaggaaaaaagagaagaggggaaggaagaaaagaaagaaagataatgaGAATGAGGGAAGATCTGAGACAGTGGGTTATAAATCCTGTTGCTACCAATTCTCCCCCGCGCTGCTTCTGCAGTGACCtcaggaatagaaatagaatagaacagggtgtccagcaaacctggaaaatcaGGAAATTGTCAGAAATcggcggtttgggaaatatcaaggaatttgtgaaaaaagaaataaattaggagaaaaaactatttaaatatttaaaagtccgggggaaatcatgtaaaaaacaaaaacggattgcgctgcctggcagagtcaagcaaaaatgagcataactgtggcaacaacttgcttcctcggctaccgatatttctccacggtttAGCCATTTGTTATGATGTCATGTACAACCGCGCCTTAGCTAGATTGCAAGttgcagggaaatatcagggaatttcaaaatgctttcctcccctctctcttccccccccccccccgccccgtggACACCCTGATacaatagatttctttattggccaagtgtgagacAAGGAATGTGTCTCTACCATATTCATTTCAGCATTTTTAGTCTGGCTACCCACGGGTTGTTTTTCTTACTTGCCTAGGAGGACAGGTGAGCAATTGCGTCATACGGCAGGTGTGACCACCTCTACTTTTTTACAATTTTTCAGAAGTGCCTCTTGGCTTATGCTGATATCTGAGCACCTTTATCCACAGCAGACTAAGTCTTATTATTTGGAATATtaacaccctttctttcttcattctctCTTTTCTCAGCTCGAGTTCCTAAGAAGATCCTGAAATGCAAGGCTGTGTCTCGGGAGCTAAATTTTTCCTCCACGGAGCAGATGGAAAAATTCCGCCTGGAACAGAAAGTTTATTTCAAGGGACAGTGTCTAGAAGGTGCAGTTTTACTCTCCTAGGGAGATCTAGCCTGGGTTTTCACCAGGGAGGAGGAacgagagaaggagggagggaggagagaccagggacagagacagacagacagagacaggaaAGCATGCAGCAGAAAGAATTAACATTTTTCCTCCCTATCAGAAGTCAGcgccaataatttatttattttattaaattggcTTATTTATTTCGTATATGACATCTACAGAGGTCGTTgatataaaaatttattttaaattaagtgTCAGCAAATGGGTGTGTTTGTgtaggattcattcattcattcaaatactgtgttcagttccggagacctcacctacaaaaagatatggataaaattgaacgggtccaaagacgggctacaagaatggtggaaggtcttaagcataaaacttaccaggaaagacttaatgaactcaatctgtctagtctggaagacagaaggaaaaggggggacatgatcgaaacatttaaatatgtgaaagggttaaataaggtccaggagggaagtgttttgaataggaaagtgaacacaagaacaagggggcacaatctgaggttagttgggaagatcagaagcaacgtgagaaaatatttgactgaaagagtcgtagatgcttggaacaaacttccagcagacgtggttggtcaatccacagtaactgaattgaaacatgcttgggataaacgtaggtccatcctaggataaaatacagtaaatagtataagggcagactagatggaccatgaggtctttttctgccatcgatcttctatgtttttattaatGTATGAGGTCTGGTTATTTGAAATACTACTCATATCTCTGGAATATTAGCTTGATATCTGTcggcagaagaagaccttctggtccatctagtctgcccttatactatttcctgtattttatcttaggatggatatatgtttatcccaggcatgtttaaattcagttgctgtggatttaccaaccacgtctgctggaagtttgttccaagcatctactactctttcagtcaaataatattttctcacattgcttctgatctttcccccaactaacctcagattgtggccccttgttcttgggttcactttcctattaaaaacacttcctcctgaaccttatttaaccctttaacgtatttaaatgctttggtcatgtccccccttccccttctgtcccccagactatacaaattgagttcattaagtctttcctgataggtgtTATGCTTAAGACtgcaacaccagctcttaaagcagcAGTTTGCTAATTCCTTTAGTCATACATTGCTGGCTTAGGTTATATATTGtgaaacccaactagttatacacACAGTACTAACACTCACCAAAACCTTGTTTTTACAGAGTGGTTCTTTGAGTTTGGCTTTGTTATCCCAAATTCCACCAACACCTGGCAATCTTTGATAGAAGCAGCTCCCGAATCGCAAATGATGCCAGCTAATGTTCTCACGTGAGTGATTTGCAATGTCGCATTCACACAACCCCAAAGTGACTTCCCAGAACACGGAGAGATCCCAATTCAGATGTTGAGCTAGTCTTGTCCTTTGGCTGTAGTCATCTAAAAGCTGAATCCTATCGGGGTGAAGTTTGCAGGGCAGCCCTTAAttttcagattattatttttattatttattaatccgtGGGTGAGCTTCacctatttttgtttttatttcattttttaattgagGTTATCGTATATAAAATTACTAATGGAAATAAAGAtaatagaaaaatgaaaaggaaggaagagtgaagatagaaaaataataattggctTCTAACTTTTTGCAAGGCAGTAAAATACAGAATTAAATTATAGCCTTAGCTTTTCGCTTGGCTTATGTTTGAGGTTGGCTCCTTCCGCCTTGAAATGATCAATTCTTTATCATTTGGAGGCTGACTGGCCAACCTCCACAAACCCCGGGCTCCAGCAAGTCATTTGAGCtgttcattcgtttgttcgttcacTTTCTATAGACACCCATCTCAACCAATGATTCAGTGCTTAaagttataaaaacaataaattttaaaaaaccgtttaaaacagcaaaaatatcaaaaataaataGAGACAGCAGCTGAAATAATTAACTATATAgcaatttggtgtagtggttaaagtgcaggtTTAGAAACAGGTGTCTCTGAGTTACAGTCCCGCCTTAAACATGTAAGCCAACTGGGAGATTTTGGACCCATCACCAGGcagctgtgagttctagtcccaccttagttaTGAAAGCAGGCTCGTtgaatttgggccaatcaccaggtagctgtgagttctagtcccgccttgggcATGAAAGCAGGCTGGGTGACTTTTGACCCATCACCAGGTAGCTGTGAGTACTAGTCCCGCCTTAGTTATTAAagcaggctgggtgactttggacccatCACCAGGtagctgtgagttctagtcccaccttaggcatgaaagcaagCTCAATGAATTCGGGCCAATCACCAGGTAGCTGTGAGTTTAGTCTCGCCTCGGACATGAAAGCAGGCTGGGTGAGTTTGGAGCCATCACCAGGtagctgtgagttctagtcccagctTATGCCAACTGGGTAACTTTGGACCCATCAACTGGTGGTTacgaattctagtcctgcctgagGCGTGAAAGCCAACAGGGTGACTTTGGACCCATCACCAGGtagctgtgagttctagtcccacttcagACATGAAAGCaggctgagtgactttgagccagtcattctcCCTCTGTCCCACCCACACCACAGGATTGTGGCGATGgtgaaaataaagaggaaagagggagaatttTCCACCTTGAGTTATCCATAAAGTAATCAAggcaagataaaaataaaagaaaacagtaAAGCCCCCAGCGCATTCAGGGCCCACTGCCCAGTTTTTTCGAAACCTCAAACGCCTCTCTTCTGCCAattttgcattattattttttcttccttttctcccttccgcAGTGGGAACGTGATCATAGAAACCAAGTTTTTCGACGACGACCTCCTCGTCAGCACTTCCAGAGTAAGACTGTTCTACGTTTGAGAGAAGGCCGGGGCAGGGCTCGGGCCTGGCTTAGTTCCTCCCCAACCCCTGATCCCCCCCCTGGGGGCCGAAATCCTCAGTTTCTTCCCCAAGGCGTGTCCAGTGACGGAAGACTTTATTTTTAGGAGGTCTGGGGACATGACAAGCCTCGTGCCCTTCAACTCATCCTTCTCTCACCCTCCTGCCCTGGACAGCTGCAAACACCTTGTAGCCATCTGCTCGGATATTTGGAAAGCGGGGTGGGGAAaaaggatttttttggggggggacacCCCTAAATAGCAAGAAGGATCAAGATTGTAAGTGGGACTTAGAGGGGTTTGGGGGTGATCTTTCTATGTCTGAACTTAGTCACCTTCCTGGCAGGCTGCCTGTCCATTCCTTCTCTTCATTATCTCTCTTTATTTGTTTGAAGTTTCCACCCTTTCGGCTCccccttatttctctctcttatttttttttctctctctccactttttttaaaattccgaCTCTCCTTTCTCTCAAATTTAACTGGTCCAGACTCATTTTTTTCTTCCGCTGTCCCATTTCCCTTCAACTTGTAAAATAGACTGCAATATTCTTTacataatgtaattaaaaaataaatttctgaTTGAAAAGCAAACAAACGCTcctgttttgtcttgttttttgcTCAAGAGTTCATTCTGTGGGTACCATTTTTTCCAGGGGGGTGAGTGTGTGGAAATAAGCACAAAACGATCCTggtgattggactgccatttgtcgggtggtggtggtgtagggtctcctgcttgaacagggggttggactagatgacctacaaggtcccttccaattcaaaTAAATGTTTGTCAATAAAAATCCCAGTATAAACATCCTATTCTGGTCGGAGCAGAATACTACAATGGCCCCGGGTCTGCCAgtgaagccatgtttttaaggccttctagaaggccaggaaggtggggaCGGTGCGGATCTTCAGGGATAGTTGCTTCCATAgaaccggagctgccacagagaaggccctcccctgcagtcccaCCAATCAACACTGTTCGGTTGACGGGACTGGAGAAGACCAATTTTGTGGGctctaatcagccactgggatataTGAGACAGAAGAcgatcccgtaaataatctggtcctttcTCCCAATGGGagaaactttgggtacacaattggCAAATTACTAAGTAACGTTTAAAGAAAATCAACTAAagatattttattgattgcatttACCATATAAGAGATTGTCAAAAATGTACCAGAGTATTcaaccaaaatgttggaaatgcaaagatGAAATTGGCACATATAGAAACAGTGTGGTAagacggtaggaaaagcaagtagaatgcttggctgcatagctagaggtataacaagcaggaagagggagattgtgatcccgctgtatagagcgctggtaagaccatatttggaatactgtgttcagttctggagacctcagctacaaaaagattgacaaaattgaacgggtccaaagacgggctacaagaatggtggaaggtcttaagcataaaacttatcaggaaagacttatagtctggaggtcagaagggaaaggggggacatgatcgaagcatttaaatatgttaaagggttaaatgaagttcaggagagaagtctttttaataggaaagtgaatacaagaacaaggtcacaatctgaggatagttgggggaaagatcagaagcaacatgagaaaatattttaatgaaagagtagtagattcttggaacaaacttccaccagacgtggctggtaaatccacaggaaccgaatgtaaacatgcctgggataaacagatccatcctaagataaaatacatgaaatagtataaggggcagactaaatggaccatgaggtctttttctgccgtcaatctatgtttctatgcaatatTTGATCATACGTATTCTAACGGCAATAAGAATAGCACAACGATGGAAGGACAAAGaaattccaaaagaagaagagacaatttttaaaaatccagtgcgctgaaatggatatgatgagaTTGAAAGGACAAGCAAGAAACAGAATATTGAAACAGGTCTATGATTGGTTGGATAGAAGATTAAGgattaaatatattataaataagtaaatactgaAGTTAATAAATAGCTATAATTGGCTACATAGCAAAATTGTAATTTATTATTAGAATGCTAAGCATAtaagaacaaaagagaaagttTTAGTAACAAGCACATGTTTCTTTTGCATGAAAAGGAATGTAAAAGTTTTTTTCTGGAAATGTCTGATAGGAGAGGAGCTCCTATGTGTGTTGTATGTCTTggtgttttgttttaataaaattaaaatgaaaataaaataataataatctggtccTTTATCACCATCCCCCGGCTTCagtaggcctccctgaagcctgaggagatccaaaatggctgaaaagatggccgaaaatcagctggagctgacatagggcgaCGCCTCACGTTTCCCTCAGATTTGTCTCTGTTTGCCACGGGTCACTAtgactggtatagggtctcctgcttgagcaaggggttgggctagagcagtgtttttcaaccagtgtgccacggcacactaatgtgccgtgagacatggtcaggtgtggcgtggggaaattaaacatgggtccccaaactatggcccgcatgCCAGATACGGCCCACCTCCGGCCCACCACCAGCCGCCtccaactgaacataaacattcccctcacaatccctccagctatcagcaacaggaagagtggaggcacagggaacgctcactgaccaatccccttctaggattcatcccgaccactagcgatgaaccaatagcaggccacctctcatccacacccaggaaggtagTTGGCcgatcttcctttggacagtttttggttatctgttgccaaggagttccccattttgtgttcatcaaaacaggcccaggtttcactctaagtgagtataaatacatttagaaactatattattaactatatgtataatatgtactgtgttagagtgtcattttgtgtcattttggttggtggtgtgccccaggaatttgtaaatgtaaaaaaatgggccgtggctcaaaaaaggttgaaaatcgctgGGCTAGAGGgcctcgaaggtcccttccaacacttatTCTCTCAGTCCACACAGCCCACCAGCTCTTCCTTAGAGATaatagactagactttcaatcctgggcctagaaagtttagaactaagacgccttaaacaagatctaagtattgcccacaagatcaacgttctgcctgttggcgactacttcagcttcaaccacaacaacgcaagagcacacaacagatttaaacttaatattaactgctccaaacttgactgtaaaaaatatgacttcagtaaccgagttgtcgaagcgtggaactcattaccggactccatagtgtcatctccaaacccccaacactttacccttagattatccacggttgacctctccagattcctaagaggtcagtaaggggcgagtacaagtgcagtagagtgccttccgtcccctgtcctattgctctcctatatctcctatacctttcttctattcctatatctcttctattatttcagtgatatgttctattcctatatcttcttttctattatttcttaaatatattttactatgagtatctcctctataaccttcatcatgtattttactatgtgtatatagatatatacccactaaaaccctcattgtgtattggacaaaataaataaataaataaaaaattaaataaataaataaataaaataaatcctggcAATTTGGATGGAGGCCGTTATCATGCTGCATTATCTGATGGCTGGAATCTTAAGCGACCAAAATGTTCAACAAACAAAGAAGTTCTGTTATTCCTGAGgtaatgttctggaatttttccAACTGTGGCCCTTTAGGTTCTTAAAAAAATCATATGGtgagtatattttgggtgttttTGAGAATGTccggcctagaggtggagctcttgcctcaggCGGTGGTGAGTTCAATCCCAGGTAGGggcagatgtaggatctcctaCAGCCGCCCCCCCCGCGCCTTCCAAGAGGGACGCCCCCACTTTGAGAAGCACCgcactatacagtttatacagtagtccctcgctataccgcgcttcacctactgcggcttcacttcatcgcgggtttctgaggaagtcgatcggcagatttaaacagcccgccgaactcgatcagcaggtttaaaaaatatatatatgttctgtctgggttttcccagacctccacacccactgaaaaaacagccagacactctggtaaaatccaaaagtattttatagcaggaaaaaataagcacaaaggaaaacctgtcttcacagcagacaggttacaatacgttacaacagggtcctgatgtccagtcaatttcacaagcttcttgctggcaccccccccccaaggtttcaatagtccaaggcacaaaccaggattgtagccaccaaagttcacagacaggtctcacgaatctccaagataaaactccacaagccaggaagggtggggccgccttttatcctttcccaagcaccacacccaaacccagctgtgacctctaatgctggaaatacctagccaattgagttcgtctctgatgagctctcctttgtcgcatatctatgatgtcatgagcatcttcccccagggaatccaggctgcttgctggggagagctccccctggtggaactctggctgtc
This genomic stretch from Erythrolamprus reginae isolate rEryReg1 chromosome 5, rEryReg1.hap1, whole genome shotgun sequence harbors:
- the PDE6D gene encoding retinal rod rhodopsin-sensitive cGMP 3',5'-cyclic phosphodiesterase subunit delta isoform X1 — its product is MSSQEEEEEEQQRAKEILRGFKLNWMNLRDAETGKILWQGTEDLSVPGVEHEARVPKKILKCKAVSRELNFSSTEQMEKFRLEQKVYFKGQCLEEWFFEFGFVIPNSTNTWQSLIEAAPESQMMPANVLTGNVIIETKFFDDDLLVSTSRVRLFYV
- the PDE6D gene encoding retinal rod rhodopsin-sensitive cGMP 3',5'-cyclic phosphodiesterase subunit delta isoform X2, with the translated sequence MNLRDAETGKILWQGTEDLSVPGVEHEARVPKKILKCKAVSRELNFSSTEQMEKFRLEQKVYFKGQCLEEWFFEFGFVIPNSTNTWQSLIEAAPESQMMPANVLTGNVIIETKFFDDDLLVSTSRVRLFYV